GACATGTACGGTCTAGGCGCGGTGATAGCCTCAATAATACTAGTAGGCGGTATATCTGCTGCACTATCAACTGCTGACGGTCTAATACTGGCAATGACTACTGCGGCTACTCGCGACATCTACAAGTCCATAATCAACCCGCGCGCGACTGAAAAGAAGGAGCTAATGGTGGCAAGAATATCAATGGTAGGCATAGCCTTCATATCCGGTACACTAGCATACCTAATGGCCTCCAACCCGGTGATAAAGGCCTACATAGCCAAGACAGTAGCCTGGGCGTTCGCGTTCGCCGCGTCAACGCTAACGCCAGCGATGATACTAGGGCTGCACTGGAAGAGGGCCACCAAGGAGGGCGCTATCGCTGGTATGCTGGCGGGCCTGGCGGTAGCTGTACCCTACGTAGTCGGTGTGTCTCTGGGCTACATGGAGCCGGTGAGCATAGCGGGCCAGAAGATAGGCACCATAGCATGGGGCGTGATAGGCTTCATAGTAAACATAGTAGTCAACGTAGTAGTATCGCTAATGACAAGCGAGCCTCCGAAGAAGGTACAGGAGCTTGTCGAGCAGATTAAGGTCCCAGTGAGAAAGTAACGCCTGAGGGATCATTTATGAGGGAGAACTCTGTTCCACGCGATATACTCATTTTTTTACAGAGTAAGGTGTTTCCTCATACCTCGCCTAGGCTTCTTGAGAGTCTGTTGCAGTGTAGCAGGATTATGCTTCTACAGGAAGGCGAGGAGCAGCGCAAGCCCGGGCTCTACATAGTCTACAGTGGCTCTATCGCTGTAGACTCTCAGCTTCTCACTGTAGGTGACTATGTTGTCTCTGAGCATGGCGTTCGGGCGGTAGAGGAGACAATAGTTATATACGCTGACTACGAATGCGCTCGGCCAGTACTTACTCTTGGCGAGGAGGAGCCTTGCCTAGTAGGTGACCTTATCTACCGTGACCCCGTTGTTGTCGGCCCCGATATGCCCGTCATAGAAGCTGTGAAGAAAATGTACCGTGAAGGCGTATCGTCGATAATAGTAGTGGATGTGGATGGCAGGCCGTTGGGAATATTTACTGATACAGACTTGCGCCGCTTGGTGGCGCTGGGAGAGGACCTTTCTAGGCCGATATCAGCGTACATGACGCCTCAGCCGCTCTCCATAAAAGCTTCGGCTACGTGCATGGAAGCTGCGTTCGCGATGATGAACCGGTATGTTAAGCATATAGTGGTAGTTGACGATAGTGGTAGAGTTTCGGGGGTCGTTACTGTTCGCGACATAGCCTATGCTGAGGCTCTTGGCCCGCTCTACATGCTTCGGCGTATCCGGAGCGCCTCTAGTGTTGATGAGCTAGCGCTGCGCTACCGTGAGCTGGTATCGCTTCTCCGCCGTGAAGCGCGCCGTCTCCATCCCAGCGGTGGTGGCCGTGAAGCTGTCCATATGGTGCGTATGGCTAGCCTAGCTCTGCGTGGCGTTATGTCTAAGGCTGCAGAGCTAGCTGCTAGAGAGCTCGGCTTACCGGGTGATGGACTAGCTTATCTCTCTCTAGGCAGTAATGGTAGGCTTGAGCAGTTCCTAGCTAGCGATAGGGATACTATGCTAGTGTACTGGGGGGTAGACGAGCAGAGAGCACGTGTCTTTGCTGAGCGCGTAGAGGATATTCTTGACAGGATAGGGTTCCCCGGGTGTAGGCATGGCTATACATCGCGTCAGCTGCTCTATTCTCGGGACGAGTTGCTGGAGAAGTTAAGCTCTATGGCTAGGGACCTCATGGATGAGAACATTGTATTGTTGAGTATGATGTTTGATGCTGTAGACGTATGGGGGCAGCACGGGACGGCGGAGTGGATTAGGAGGAGTATAGCCGAGCTCCTTTCGAGGTCGAGTAGCTATATTATGGGCGTTCTGCCGGTGTATCGGCCGAAGCTGGGTTTTGCTGGAAGGCTTCCCCGCGAACTGGACCTCAAAGCTCATGGGCTAGCACCAGTAGTTTACACGGTCAAAGCTTTTGCCTTAGCTGAGACTGTTTGGGAGCCGGTTAACACGCTTGACAGGTTAATGGCGCTAGTGGCTAAGGGCGTCGTGCCGAGCGACCTAGCTGCTGACGTTGCTGAGGCTTATCGGATACTATCCGCGTTCATGGTATGGTCGCAAGCTCTTCACGGGAGTACTAGGATAGATACTAGCGAGCTTAGTGGATTCGAACGCTCTATACTCCGCTCGGCACTGCGCACAGTTCAACGCTTTGTTGATTATGCGCGAAGGAGGGGGTGATGTATAACGGGTGCTAAGGGGTATGCTGCTTTAGACATTGAGTCTACGTGTCTGGATGCCCGGAAATGTAGGATGGTCTCAGCTGCTGTTGTGCCTTTCACGGGCAATAGCTTGGAGCTATCCCGTGTCGTGTACTACTCTGAGCCCCCGGATGATGGTGTTAGAGGCTCTGCTCTTGTGCACGGTGTGACTAGGTCGTCTGGAGTTGTCGGCTCTTTTGGCCGGCTTGTGGGCGTTACGAGAGGCCGTATACTTGTAGTGTATGGGCACCATGACGTAGAGTTCTTGAGAGCTGAGGCTGCGAGGCGAGGGATAGAGATCGGGAAAGTGTGCTATGTGGATGTTCTCTCTTGGGCGCTTAGCGTTCCTAGTGCACATGATGAAGCTGTAAAGAGGGGGCGCTTCACACTTGATGACGCTCTTGCGGTGCTTATGGGTGTTGAGGTGCCCCGGCGGAGTTTCCACGACCCGGTCAGTGATGCTATACATGTGGCGTTGCTCTTTATGCATCTAGCTGAGAGGCTTGGAAATCCTCCTGTAAAGTGCTGTAGTGGGAGGGCTAGTTCTAAGCTCCGTCGTGCTCTTGCTAGGCTACTCAGACTATGATAGGGGGTATTTGTTGCCGGCTTAAGCCCCTATACCCTGGTAGAGTTCTAATACTAGTAGAGCGTATAGCTTATAGTAATGGAGCCCTGGCTGCCCGCGGCCTCGATGGAGCCGCGGGCGGGCCCGGGGCGGTGACGGGTCGGGCTATATGCTGAGGCCTCTAGGCTCAATGAGGATGTGCCGCGGCTCGGCGGTCTATTCGACGGACGCGTTAGCTGCATGGTTTGTGTTGACATAGCTATATGGGGTGGATGTGTGAATGACTGGTGAAAGGGTAGTAGCCTTCGTGTTAGCGGTTACCGAGGTGGGTAAGGAGTACGAGGTTGTGGAAAAGATTAGAGAGGTAGCAAGGCAGGCAGGTGTAGATGTAGAGGCCTATGTGGTCTACGGGGAGTATGATGTTGCGGCTAAGATAGTAGCTGATGGGCTCAAGAAGGTGGATCGTGCAGTCACTATGATAAGGACTCTGCCTGGTGTAATGCGCACTGTTACGCTTATCGCGGCAGAGTAGCTCCGAGGGAATCCCTCATAGTGTACAGCCGTTGCATCGTTTTTATAGCCGGTCAGAGGCGGGTGCTGCTAGGCTCTTGTCCAGTGGAAGACTCACGGTATGCTGTGTGGTTTAGGCATCCATTTAATTTCTAGCCAGTATGTTGAATACAGCAAGCATCTAGGGTAGCCTGTAGCCTCGTATGAAGCTCATAACGGGTCTAACGACATACGTTGAGATTAGTTTGCGGCTGTGAGGGTTGGTATGGTGTTTGGAAGGATATCTTTTGGCGAGCATAGTGTTTGTGGAGTACGGTTTAGGCTAGAGCGGTATGGTGATAAGTGTAGTTATAGAAGGGGTAGTGTATCTGCTATTGTGCCGTGTGATGACGTGTACGTCTATCCTGTAGCACCGGTATTTTATCCGGAGTATCTAACTAGCTATATCATGATGAGGCTTCGGGAGCCAGTTGTGATTAGAGATGGTGGTGAGGAGGAGTTCTGGGCTAGACTGGAGTTTGATGTCGCTGTAGTAGTGGGCTCTAGGGATACAGGCTATGAGGTTGTCGATGTGTTTCCGTCGAGTGGAGTGGGCAAGTATGCGCTCTATGGCTCTCCTAGCCGCGGGATAATAGCCCGGTTTGTACCCGTAGAGGTTCTTTATGAGCCGTTGGAGGAGCCTTGTAAGGCTCTGGTGAGGGTTACTGTTCATAACCGATCTATTAGGTCTATCCGTTTGTCTAGGATAGTGTTTCCTGCGCAGCCGTTTAACCTATACTACGATGATGATGGCCGTGTTGTTGGCTCTAGTCTATATGTAGCGGTTACGAGCCCGTTTACGGCTGTTGTTTCCCTCCGTGAACCGAGTCTGCCGGACGGTTTTCGGAAGACTCCGAGGCTTCTAGGACAGAAGGGCGGGGTATCGGTGCAGACACGATGGAGCCAGAGCTTTGTCATGAGCTATGGCCTCTAGCTTCTTCGAGCATTATCAGGGTTATACCTGCCTCTTCTTTAGAGACTTTGGCTCCGTAGCTCTCTGCTATGCCCTCAACCATGCTTCTAATAGCTTCCTCGCTAGGCCTAGTAGGCGGTAGTAGGACTATCTTGTCTTTCTCTCTTATAGCTATCCTTGAGTCCTCTAGTATAATGTCGAGAGCCTCTTCTAGGCTAACGCCTATGCTCCGGAGTAGTGCGCCTAGTTTTCTCCCCTCAAGCCGTACTTGTTCACCGGCTTCTTCGGGGTTGCAATTGTCTAGTAGGGATAGTGGTAGTAGTGCTACTCCTGCACGCCGCAGCTTACTGTATATGAGCGCTTTCCGGAGCACTATGGGCGCGAACGAGTTGTTGGTTTCAGCGTCTATGGCGCCGGTTAGTAGTGCTCTCATGTAAGCGGATATGGTCATGCCGTGTCTAGCAGCTATATCCTTCACTAAGTCTGCGAGTTCGGAGTCTATCATTATCGGCCTTCGTTTCCGTGCAGCGCTATTCTCCTGCGGCAAAGCAGTCCAGGCCCAGTACCTAGGAATAGTAGAAGCTAGCCTTTATACTAGGAAGCATCCTTGGCGGCGAGGTGTCAAGTATTCCGCCTGTATTGGAGGACTACTATCGAGCCGTAGTTCTCGACGGACTCTACCCTTAGCCCCCACGCTTCAAGTACTCTTGCCGATACAGCCTTGAGTAGCTCCAGCATGCCTTCGCCCGGCGGCTCAGCGAGCGTTATAACTATCTTCCCGGTATCGCCTTCGTTTATCTCGTCTATAGAGGCGCTGGGCGCGAAAAGATAGATTAGGTCTTTTACAGTGACGCTGTCCATGCTGCGTAGCTTGGCAGATACAGCTATAGAGGCAGCGAGCGATTCCACCTCCTTTATAAACTGGTCTCTCACTACAGTGTCAACAGAATCCACTAGCTGCGCGAGTCCTCGTTGAGGAACTACTATACCTCCTAGCCGGTGCATATCGGTCAGTAGTACGGCTTCGGTGAAGATTGAGGAAATGTTATCCTTACCGTGTAGGGTGCGTGTTGCGAAAGAGAGTATGAGCGTGACTAGCTCTGAGATAGTTAGCCCAGAGCGCTTAGCTATCATGGCTAGGTCGTTTAGCAGACTCTCGGGTATTGCTATAAGCTTCTTTGAGCCCTTGGGACCCGGCATCTGGAGGCCCTCTCCCAAGCTTTACGTGTACGTCGTAAGGGGGCCAGCGTGTTCCGGGATAGTAGTCCCGCTAGGCTAACAAAGTTAAACGCTAGTTATAGCTTCCCGTGAGCCCGGCTACAACGCGTGATTGTGCAAAAGGCTTCTTCCTTGTTTGTTGTTGGTGCTTGGTGCTCTGCACACAGTAAGTATAGAGATAGTATAGGCTAAAAAGCGTCATGTATAGGGTGCGTTTACTAGTCGCTGCATCGATGGATATTCACGTTAGTATTAATGGCTTGGCTCCTTCCTCGAGAACCTCGTTTATAATACTCCTTGGGAATGGTACGGGGCTCGCAGTCAGGTCGAGTTCTATGTGTTCTCCGCTGACTGTAGTCGGGTTTACTTCGACTATTACCTGGGTTCCAGGCTCTACCTGGCAGAGTACTAGGCTGGGGTTCCTAAGCACTAGCGTCTCATTGTAGCTTATGGAGTAAGTTGTATAGTATGTGCTGCTCCAGAAGCGAGTCACTAGTGTTTTTGAGTATCCAAAGGTCTTATGGTCGAGTAGTATGCTCCCTACGGGTCTTGTCGATTTGCAGGGCGTTATCGTCATCGATGCTGGAGTTAGCAGCTCGTCCGCTTTTACCGTCTCCGTATGGCTATGGGCTATGTAGAGTAGGAACTCTGTACCTAGTGGTAGGTAGCCGCCGAGATAGTAGAGGAACTTGCTGATCCACCGTCCAGCCTTAGCTGCATAGCTGACCTCAACTACTGCCACAGCAGCTGTAGCGGTTGGGCCTAGCCGCTTCACGAGACCTGGGCTTAGTCTGAGTGTTAGCACTATAGGGTGGTCTAGGCGTGTAGCTCGTAGTATGGTGGTTGTGTATAGTGCTTCCTGGGCTCGTGCCTGCCATGTCTGGTCTACACGGCTTGCAAGGCCTCGAGCGACAACTAGTTTGCCCGGGTCGTAGGCGTTAGGTGGGAGAAGGTGTAGCTTTACCGAGACGTAGGTAGCTGGCAGCGCCATATTCTGGACAACGTCTATCCCGCGGGGACAGTCGAATCCGCGGCACTGTAGGTGGACTTTAGCTGTGACAGGGTCTCGGGGTAATAGCAGTAATGTTATGGTTTCTTGCTGGGAGTCTCTTGTGATTAGGAAAGGTATGTATATGCTTCCTGCTGCGCCTAGGGACTCCCAGCTAGCCCATGTATAGCCGTTGCCGCCTACCCTCCCGGGAACAGTGTAGCCTTCTCTCCAGTCCATGCTAGAGAATACCGGGACGCATGGGCTATAGATACTTTTGAATACGCATTTATCGTAATCTGTTGCGAGAAGCCCTGCTGCGAGTATCTTAGCTTTCAGCTTGTAGCCTACCCAGCTAGCAGAGTTAGCTACGTGTATTGCTGCCTCCCGGTGCTCTATTCTAAATAAGCCGCCCGCCAAAGGCTCTAGCACGCGACGGTATACATAGAGCTCACTCTCGGCTGGCGGACAGCCGTAGCTGCAGCGTGCGCGCACGTAGCCCGTCTCTCCGTACTCGCGGCTATCGCGGACCGGCCATTCCGTTATAGTGTAGAGTCTTAGCCTCTCTGGGTCGACGTATGCTCCTGGTAGTGGGCCGTTGGCAGCTGCATAGAAGGGGTTAGCACCAGGTAGAAGAGGACCAGCAGCCCATACCGGCTGTAGCACCGGACCGTACTGGACGAGTAATACTTCTCTGACAGCTTCCTGCGTGACCTGTTCTGTTACAATTCCTGTAGTGTTGAGGCTAGTGAGGCATGAGGTGGAGTTCTGTAACAGTTCTTGCCCGTTAACTCGTGCTCCGTTTAGACATGGCTTGCTAGGGTCTAGCTCATACTGGTATAGCCATACGCCGCCGTTCTTGCCGATTACCACGAGTTCGACGAAGCCGCTACACGGTATATCGACGACAGCAGTGTTGTTGACATCGAAGAATCTAGAGTATAGTAGCTTTCTCTCCCCGGCATTGTAGATCTCCACGGCCCAGGGCTTGAATCCGCTAGTTACTGGTTCGACCTTTAGTACAGCCTCTAGCCATCCCGTAGCATTGCACTGGCCTAGGGGCTCTAGCATCATCCGCGGAGGCACGGAGAACGCAGCAGCTCTTTCTGCTAGATCCCGGACTCCAGCAGCCCACTGTGATGCTGCTGCGGCGAGCACAGCCAGAGATATAACGGTCATAGAGGCTATAAGAGCGCTGCCTAGTAGGCTACCGTATCCCCTCAACCCTGGCTCCCAAATGGAGTTACAGCATGCTGTGAGCCCGGCGTGCCCCGGCGCCGAAACTACCTACGTAGCGTGCTCGGCTGGTTGTTTGCGGATATTGGACCAGTGCTAGGCCTGCTGGTTTCCGGCTCTTTGCCCGTCTTCGGGGGATGAAGATAATAGGCACACTTCTAGGCTGATTACTGACAAGCCAAGCCTACAGCTGGTCTACAAGCAGGTTTCACACAAACTCCCTCGTAGCTCAAGCGTTGGACACGAGACGGCGCTCAAGCAGCTAACATGCTCTGTGGGCATGCCTCGCGCTGTACCGGGGTGCTAGAGGAGCCCCTTAGTAGCCAGTATGAGTACAACGAGCCCTATAATGGTCTGCATAGCGAGGATAACGGCTACCACTTCAGGCTCGCGGGCTGAGCCCTTTAGCCGCTTGAGCAGCTTTATCACAGCATGTGTTAGCGTGTATATTCCTTCCAGCGGCGAGTCGAGGGTGCCATCGGGCCTTGGCACACCGAAGTCCTCTATCACGCCGGGCTTCCAGACACGGTGCATGTAGCCCCGTAGGTTGAGTAAGGCCTTGATGAAGTACAGTGTGAAGAGAGCTAGGCCGTATTTCTCCATGTTGCCGAGTATCACGAGGGCAGCGTAGTGTGCGCCGACGCCGTAGGTGAAAGCGTTCCCGGGGAACACCTTTGCGGGGTACCAGTTGTACCGGAGAAAGCCCAGCAACGCTGCCGCCATTACTAGCGAGGCCTGCAGCACTAGGTCCAGACCCTTTAGATATGCATAGGCTGCTGTGAAGAGCATGAGTAGTAGACCCATTCCGGCCTCGAGGCCGTTAAACCCAGCTATCATGTTGAATGCGTTGGCAGCGCCCAGCACGCCTAGCGGTACAGCTACTAGCGGATACGCAGCGCCTAGGTCCACGGTGCCTAGTAGCGGTAGCGACAACGTAGACTGGCCAGCTTTTATCACTACTAGTGGCAGTGAAACAGGCGCCATGAAGGCTACCCGTTGCCAGCGTGGTAGGCCCCGCTTCCACCCAAGGATGTCGTCTATGAAGCCTAGGAGGCTAGCAAGGAGGAGCAGCGATACTAGAGCATACAGCTCGGCTGGATAGTACACCTCCCCCTCTAGGTAGGTATAGAGAGCCTCGAGGACAAGTAGGCCGAAAGACGCAGCCACTACCGCCCAAATCCCGCCTGCTTCAGCCACCACGACTTTGCCAGGCTTGTTCATGTCCCGGCCTACTAGGCCCCGTCTCCTGGCTACACGGATCCATGCAGGCTCTATCAGAAGCACCAGGAAGAATGCCACAGCAGCAGATGCCAGCGCGTACACGAGCTGGACTCGCTCCAAGGCGTTCAAGCCCTCGGTATAACGCCCCTAAGCCGCCATGCCGGCCTCGGGCTACATATAGCTTAGGCCCGGATCCCCGTCACGGCTAACGCTCTACTAGGAAACAAGCGACGAAGTGTCCCTTCCCTGCCTCCACTAGCTGGGGCTCCTCACGGCTGCACCTAGGCTGCGCTAGGGGACAGCGTGGATGCAGCCTACAGCCCGGCGGCGGGTTACTCGGGTCAGGTATGTCACCCTTCAGCTCGATTGCAGGAGTAGTGTGACGCCTTGACACCCTGGGTATCGCTGCTAGTAGTGCCCGAGTGTAGGGATGTAGAGGCTCGCGTAGCACTTGGTCCGCAGGCCCAAGCTCCACTATTTTACCCAGGTACATAACGGCTATCCTATCCGCCATGAGCCTGGCCGTAGCCAGATCATGGGTTATGAAAACCATGGCTTGGTTTAGCCGCTCCTTAAACTCCCGAAGAAGCTCCAGTATAGCAGCACGTACAGACACATCTAGGCTAGACGTAGGCTCGTCTGCGACCACAAGGTCGGGCTCTAGAAGCATGGCACGCGCTATCGCTGCGCGCTGTAGCTGACCACCACTAAGCTGGTATGGGCGCCGCTGGTAGAACTCCTCGGCAGGAGTAAGGCCGATACGCTCTAGCAGCCGGAGTACACGGTCTTGCGCCTCATCTCCCTCAGCTAGACCGTGGACCTCCAGGGGCTCTACAAGCTGCTCCCCAATAGAGCGTAGAGGGTTAAAGCTCGCATAGGGATCCTGAGGGATGAGCTGTAGACGGCGCCTCATAGGGCGTAGCTTCTTCTCCGGGAGCCACGTGATATCGACACCGTCTAAGACTATACGGCCAGCTGTGGGCTTGTAGAGCCGGAGAATGAGCCTGCCCAGGGTGCTCTTTCCACTACCGCTCTCGCCCACCAGGCTAAGGGTCTCGCCCCGCTCTAGGGTGAAACTCACCCCATCTACAGCACGTACCACCCGTCTGCCTAAGAGGCCCCCACGCACGAAGTATTTCCTAAGCCCCTCGACGACCAGTAGCGGCTCTGGCACGGCTCCCGGCACTCTCCAGCACTACCGCCTCGAGCAGCCAAGAGTCCGAGAGGAGCTATAGATGTATAACAGGTGTAGGCCCAAAACGTGGTAGCTCAACCATGCTTCCAGGCTCAGCATCCGCAGTCAATACGCGTAGTCCGAGCCTCCGCTTCTTCGCTTTAGAGGCGCGTTCTAGCTCCTCTATAAGAGCAGCAGCTAGCTCAACACTCCACTGGCTTCTAGAGATGACAACCATGTCGAGCCCAGCCACGCATGCGTAGTTATAGTTCAGCAAGTCGTGTAGCCTAACAGCCCCCTCCTGAACGCGCTCCTTGAGCACATTATCCTCTGCAACAGGCAGCATGACCTGGTTAAACCCGGTACACTTTATGTCGGAGCAAACACCGTATATGAACGACTCTAGCCTGTTTATGGCAGCTGCTGTTCCGGGGGCCGGCATCGGCTTGCCCGAGAACTTCTCTATGACGCGCGCCACGCTATCCTCCATCCAGGGCGAGAGAGACATGTCGAACCCCCGAAAGAACAGATCGTGCTTCTCCATCTCCATCCTTATGGCCTCGTAGACCTCGAATGCGGCGTCAACAGCGTAATCCATGGCCTCGTAGTAGCCGAACTCCTCAAGAAGCCGGGGATAGACAAGAGCTATGGATACCCCGGGAAGGCTCTGCATAGTAGTGGCTAGCGGGAAATAGGGCGTCTCAGGGTAGCCCCCGAACACCATTGCAACCCTTGAAGCCATCTCCGGCTCGAGTAGCCCAATCTTGTATAGAAGTCGCGGTGTCCGCTGGTCGCCAGGCTCCGTTATAGCCGATATGGCGGCATAGACGTTGCTACCCAGCCGAAGCACCTCTTTAAGTACATCCACGTCCAGGTTAGCCGAGCTATAATGAAACGCAGCATACAGCACGTCATCCCGCAGCTTGATAGCCTTAAGAAGCTCTAGTTGCTCCTTAGGCCTCAGAGGCGTTATAGGTAGTACTACCCGTGCCGACATAACCTCGTAGCCAGTCCTCTCCTCAGCTAGCCTAGCCAGCTCCAACGCAATATCGGAAGCCTCCTCGACGAGCCGGATTATCTCCCGCCGGTCATCCCAGTCCTCCACAGCCACGTGTACCGCAATAGCACGTACCTTGACCATCTCGGCTAGATCCATCGCTGCACGCCTGTGTGTCGGGAGAAGACAGTCGTCGGGCGAAATACCCTACGCGCCACCCGGCGTATACACAGTCGTTGCCAGAGTCGAGGCCCTGGAGGCGGCGCCGGGCTTGCTGCATGTACACGCAGCTCTGGCAACGATATAACAGTGCATAGAGTGTACCTGGTGCTGGGCGTCTGGCATGCAGAATCTGTGCAAGCAGCAAGCGCTCGACGAACTATTCCAGGGCAGCCTGGCAAAGTACTTCCTAAGGGTGGTCGAGGCTATCTGGGAGCGTGGCCAGGCGGAAGCAGAGGCAATAGCGGCTATGCTGGAGAAGACGGTGTGGCGCCCGGTTCTCGGCTTCTCGAACTCGGCGCTGGCAACGCGAGAGTGGCCATCCCGCTTGCTAGGCTAGGACGCGTGCAGCCAGCAGGCAACCCTCCGCCCCTGCCCGGGGGAGACTGTGGGCGGCTCCTCGCTGCGGCACTTCTCCGTGGCTAGGAGGCACCTTGGGGCGAAGCGGCAGCCCGGCGGCGGGCGGCGTAGATCCGGAGGCTGGCCGGGTATCGGGCGCGGCCACCGCGGGTTATCGATGTCCGGGACGGATTCCAGTAGCGCCCTGGTATAGGGGTGTAGGGGCTCGCGTAGCACCTCCTCAGCGGGGCCCTGCTCCACTATCTTCCCAGCGTACATTATGGCTATGCTTGTCGCCCTCTCCGCTGCCAATGCTATGTCATGGGTAACAAGGACCACGGCCATGCCGTGGCGGCGCCGCAGCTCGTCGAGCAGATCCATTATCTGCTTCTGCACTATCACGTCGAGCGCCGTCGTGGGCTCATCTGCTACGAGCACTTTGGGCTCGAGCGCTATAGCAGCAGCTATCGAGACGCGCTGCCTCTGCCCGCCGCTAAGCTGGTGCGGGTAAGCCCGCGCTGCCTCACGGGGGAGCCCCACAGACTCGAGGAGCTGGGGGACCCGGCCCCGCGCCTCCTCCTTGGGCACGCCGTGCTCCAGCAGTACTTCGAGCAGCTGGTCGCCTATCCTACGCACTGGGTCGAGCGTCGTAAACGGGTCCTGGAACACGATCGAGACCAGCTCTCCACGGGCTCTACGCAGCTCGTCGCCCTCTAGCCTCGTGATGTCCACGCCGTCTACGAGTATTCGGCCAGCTACTATCCTGCCAGGCGGCGGGACTAGGCGGAGGAGCGAGAACCCCAGAGTGCTCTTTCCGCTACCACTCTCCCCCACGACGGCTACTAGCTCTCCCCGGTGGGCCTCGAGCCAGGCCCCCTCCACGGCGCGTACTATCCCGCGCAGCGTGTAGTAGTAGACACTGAGGCCCTCGACCCTCAGCACAGCGTCGGCCACGGGTGCCCACCCTCTAAGCCTCGCTCCTCCTCACCTGCTCGCTCAGCCCCTCGCCTATCAGGGCGAAGCCCGTGGCGAGGAGCGTAATCATGAAGCCCGGCGCAGCTATGAGCCAGGGAGCGGAGCGGGCAAAGCCCTTAGCATTGTAGAGGTCGAAGCCCCAGTCAGGGGTAGGTGGCTTCACAGCTAGCCCCAGGAAGCTCAGCGCGGCCTCCGTCAGTACCGCGTCGGCTGCGCTAAGGCTAAACACCACCATTATTGTGGGCACGAGGTGTGGCAGGAGGTGTCGCCTCATTATCCTCCAGGGTGTTAGGCCGAGCGCCCGGGCTGCCTCTATGAAGGGGCTCTCACGGAGCTGTAGCACCTGGCCACGCACCATCCTGAAGTAAGTTGGTATGTAGACCACAGCTATAGCTATAGCAGCGTTCTCCGGCCGCGGGCCTAGTGCGGCGGCGAGAGCTATGGCGAGCACTAGCCCGGGGAAGGCGTAGAGAGCGTCCATGAACATGCTCAGCGCGCGGTCAACCCTACCGCCGTAGTAGCCGCTCACGAGTCCCATGGGCACGCCCACGGCCAGGCTCAGGAGGACCGACGAGAACACAACCTTCAGTACAGTCCGAGACCCGTAGATTATCCTCGAGAGCACGTCGCGGCCCAGCCGGTCAGTGCCCAGGGGGTGCTCCCAGCTAGGCGGCTCGAGGCTCCCACCACTCCTCTCCACTGGGCTATAGGGGGCCAGGACTGGCGCGGCAACAGCCATGAAGACTACTGCGGCTACTATCACGAGGCCGGCTAGTACTAGGCCCCGGCCCCGCCGGGGCAGCGAGTAGTACGCTGCGACGAGCCTCCCCCTCACAGCCTGGAGCACTGCTTGCAACACGTGTCTGCCCCCGCTAGTAGCGTACGCGTGGGTCGAGGAGAGCATAGAGGAGGTCGACTACTAGGCTCACGAGCCCCACTATGAACGCGAACACTATCACTACGCCTTGTATCGCCGGGTAATCGCGGTACTGTATCTTCTCCACCAGGTATGTGCCGATGCCGGGCCAGTCGAAGGTCGTCTCGGTCAGTACAGCGCCGCCTAGGAGGAGCGCAAACTGGAGCCCAGCGTACGTGACAACCGGTATTATCGCGTTGCGGAAAGCGTGCCAGGTTATCCTCTTCTCTCTCACGC
The window above is part of the Pyrodictium abyssi genome. Proteins encoded here:
- a CDS encoding DUF711 family protein; the protein is MDLAEMVKVRAIAVHVAVEDWDDRREIIRLVEEASDIALELARLAEERTGYEVMSARVVLPITPLRPKEQLELLKAIKLRDDVLYAAFHYSSANLDVDVLKEVLRLGSNVYAAISAITEPGDQRTPRLLYKIGLLEPEMASRVAMVFGGYPETPYFPLATTMQSLPGVSIALVYPRLLEEFGYYEAMDYAVDAAFEVYEAIRMEMEKHDLFFRGFDMSLSPWMEDSVARVIEKFSGKPMPAPGTAAAINRLESFIYGVCSDIKCTGFNQVMLPVAEDNVLKERVQEGAVRLHDLLNYNYACVAGLDMVVISRSQWSVELAAALIEELERASKAKKRRLGLRVLTADAEPGSMVELPRFGPTPVIHL
- a CDS encoding glycosyltransferase 4 family protein, with the translated sequence MERVQLVYALASAAVAFFLVLLIEPAWIRVARRRGLVGRDMNKPGKVVVAEAGGIWAVVAASFGLLVLEALYTYLEGEVYYPAELYALVSLLLLASLLGFIDDILGWKRGLPRWQRVAFMAPVSLPLVVIKAGQSTLSLPLLGTVDLGAAYPLVAVPLGVLGAANAFNMIAGFNGLEAGMGLLLMLFTAAYAYLKGLDLVLQASLVMAAALLGFLRYNWYPAKVFPGNAFTYGVGAHYAALVILGNMEKYGLALFTLYFIKALLNLRGYMHRVWKPGVIEDFGVPRPDGTLDSPLEGIYTLTHAVIKLLKRLKGSAREPEVVAVILAMQTIIGLVVLILATKGLL
- a CDS encoding ABC transporter ATP-binding protein, with amino-acid sequence MPEPLLVVEGLRKYFVRGGLLGRRVVRAVDGVSFTLERGETLSLVGESGSGKSTLGRLILRLYKPTAGRIVLDGVDITWLPEKKLRPMRRRLQLIPQDPYASFNPLRSIGEQLVEPLEVHGLAEGDEAQDRVLRLLERIGLTPAEEFYQRRPYQLSGGQLQRAAIARAMLLEPDLVVADEPTSSLDVSVRAAILELLREFKERLNQAMVFITHDLATARLMADRIAVMYLGKIVELGPADQVLREPLHPYTRALLAAIPRVSRRHTTPAIELKGDIPDPSNPPPGCRLHPRCPLAQPRCSREEPQLVEAGKGHFVACFLVER
- a CDS encoding DUF432 domain-containing protein; this encodes MVFGRISFGEHSVCGVRFRLERYGDKCSYRRGSVSAIVPCDDVYVYPVAPVFYPEYLTSYIMMRLREPVVIRDGGEEEFWARLEFDVAVVVGSRDTGYEVVDVFPSSGVGKYALYGSPSRGIIARFVPVEVLYEPLEEPCKALVRVTVHNRSIRSIRLSRIVFPAQPFNLYYDDDGRVVGSSLYVAVTSPFTAVVSLREPSLPDGFRKTPRLLGQKGGVSVQTRWSQSFVMSYGL
- a CDS encoding Lrp/AsnC ligand binding domain-containing protein, with the protein product MTGERVVAFVLAVTEVGKEYEVVEKIREVARQAGVDVEAYVVYGEYDVAAKIVADGLKKVDRAVTMIRTLPGVMRTVTLIAAE
- a CDS encoding CBS domain-containing protein, coding for MLLQEGEEQRKPGLYIVYSGSIAVDSQLLTVGDYVVSEHGVRAVEETIVIYADYECARPVLTLGEEEPCLVGDLIYRDPVVVGPDMPVIEAVKKMYREGVSSIIVVDVDGRPLGIFTDTDLRRLVALGEDLSRPISAYMTPQPLSIKASATCMEAAFAMMNRYVKHIVVVDDSGRVSGVVTVRDIAYAEALGPLYMLRRIRSASSVDELALRYRELVSLLRREARRLHPSGGGREAVHMVRMASLALRGVMSKAAELAARELGLPGDGLAYLSLGSNGRLEQFLASDRDTMLVYWGVDEQRARVFAERVEDILDRIGFPGCRHGYTSRQLLYSRDELLEKLSSMARDLMDENIVLLSMMFDAVDVWGQHGTAEWIRRSIAELLSRSSSYIMGVLPVYRPKLGFAGRLPRELDLKAHGLAPVVYTVKAFALAETVWEPVNTLDRLMALVAKGVVPSDLAADVAEAYRILSAFMVWSQALHGSTRIDTSELSGFERSILRSALRTVQRFVDYARRRG